A section of the Pithys albifrons albifrons isolate INPA30051 chromosome 30, PitAlb_v1, whole genome shotgun sequence genome encodes:
- the VANGL2 gene encoding vang-like protein 2 isoform X2: MDNESQYSGYSYKSGHSRSSRKHRDRRERHRSKSRDGSRGDKSVTIQAPGEPLLDNESTRGDEQDDNWGETTTVVTGTSEHSISHDDITRITKDMEDSAHLDCSRHLGVALGAALALLAFLTPLAFMLLPQLLWREELEPCGTPCEGLFISVAFKLLILLLGSWALFFRRPKAFLPRVFVFRALLMVLVFLLVVSYWLFYGVRILDSRHRDYQGVVQFAVSLVDALLFVHYLALVLLELRQLQPQFTLKAVRSADGASRFYNVGHLSIQRAAVWILENYYHDFPVYNPALLNLPKSVLAKKMSGFKVYSLGEENSTNNSSGQPRAVIAAAARRRDNSHNEFYYEEAEHERRVRKRRARLVVAVEEAFTHIKRLQEEDQKNPREIMDPREAAQAIFASMARAMQKYLRTTKQQPYHTMESILQHLEFCITHDMTPKAFLERYLTAGPTIQYHKDRWLAKQWTLVSEEPVTNGLKDGVVFVLKRQDFSLVVTTKKIPFFKLSEEFVDPKSHKFIMRLQSETSV, from the exons ATGGACAACGAATCCCAATATTCCGGCTATTCCTACAAATCCGGCCATTCCCGCAGCTCCCGCAAGCACAG GGACCGGCGGGAGCGGCATCGCTCCAAGAGCCGCGACGGGAGCCGAGGGGACAAATCCGTGACCATCCAAGCGCCGGGAGAGCCTTTGTTGGACAACGAGTCGACACGTGGGGACGAGCAG GATGACAACTGGGGCGAGACCACCACGGTGGTGACGGGGACGTCGGAGCACAGCATCTCCCACGATGACATCACCCGCATCACCAAGGACATGGAGGACAGCGCCCACCTGGACTGCTCCCGCCACCTGGGCGTGGCACTGGGCGCGGCGCTGGCACTGCTGGCCTTCCTCACCCCCCTGGCCTTcatgctgctgccccagctgctgtggagggaggagctggagcccTGCGGGACGCCCTGCGAGGGGCTCTTCATCTCGGTGGCCTTCAAactcctcatcctcctcttgGGCAGCTGGGCCCTGTTCTTCCGCCGCCCCAAGGCCTTCCTCCCGCGCGTCTTCGTCTTCCGGGCCCTCCTCATGGTGTTGGTCTTCCTCTTGGTGGTGTCCTACTGGCTCTTCTACGGCGTCCGGATCCTGGACTCGCGGCACCGCGACTACCAGGGCGTGGTGCAGTTCGCGGTGTCGCTGGTGGACGCCCTGCTCTTCGTGCACTACCTggcactggtgctgctggagctgcgccagctgcagccccagttCACCCTCAAGGCCGTGCGCTCGGCCGACGGTGCCAGTCGCTTCTACAACGTGGGGCACCTCAG CATCCAACGAGCGGCCGTGTGGATCCTGGAGAATTATTACCACGATTTCCCCGTCTACAACCCGGCCCTGCTCAACCTGCCCAAGTCTGTCCTGGCCAAGAAGATGTCCGGCTTTAAGGTCTATTCCCTCGGAGAGG AGAATTCCACCAACAACTCCTCGGGCCAACCGCGCGCGGTGATCGCGGCGGCCGCGCGACGTCGCGACAACAGCCACAACGAGTTCTACTACGAGGAGGCGGAGCACGAGCGCCGGGTGCGGAAACGCCGCGCCAG GTTGGTGGTGGCAGTGGAAGAAGCTTTCACCCACATCaagaggctgcaggaggaggaccAGAAGAACCCCCGGGAGATCATGGACCCCCGGGAGGCTGCCCAGGCCATCTTTGCCTCCATGGCCAGGGCCATGCAGAAGTACCTGAGGACCACCAAGCAGCAGCCCTACCACACCATGGAGAGCATCCTGCAGCACCTGGAGTTCTGCATCACCCACGACATGACCCCCAAG GCCTTCCTGGAGCGGTACCTGACAGCTGGACCCACCATCCAGTACCACAAGGACCGGTGGTTGGCCAAGCAGTGGACACTGGTCAGTGAGGAGCCGGTGACCAACGGCCTCAAGGACGGCGTGGTCTTCGTGCTCAAGCGCCAGGACTTCAGCCTGGTGGTGACCACCAAGAAGATCCCCTTCTTCAAGCTCTCCGAGGAGTTTGTGGACCCCAAGTCGCACAAGTTCATCATGAGGCTGCAGTCGGAGACCTCGGTGTGA
- the VANGL2 gene encoding vang-like protein 2 isoform X1: MDMGTEVWERMDTGTGVGEDGHTDRRVGRSQTGPGCFGTSVAAGGGSGGGRRSQGLHPGCVGAGTGHVPSGPTNEEETSHFPSCSCRCWNTERSPGRGFSRRSRPSLDISPTKQGVMAPGSTPGIEDDNWGETTTVVTGTSEHSISHDDITRITKDMEDSAHLDCSRHLGVALGAALALLAFLTPLAFMLLPQLLWREELEPCGTPCEGLFISVAFKLLILLLGSWALFFRRPKAFLPRVFVFRALLMVLVFLLVVSYWLFYGVRILDSRHRDYQGVVQFAVSLVDALLFVHYLALVLLELRQLQPQFTLKAVRSADGASRFYNVGHLSIQRAAVWILENYYHDFPVYNPALLNLPKSVLAKKMSGFKVYSLGEENSTNNSSGQPRAVIAAAARRRDNSHNEFYYEEAEHERRVRKRRARLVVAVEEAFTHIKRLQEEDQKNPREIMDPREAAQAIFASMARAMQKYLRTTKQQPYHTMESILQHLEFCITHDMTPKAFLERYLTAGPTIQYHKDRWLAKQWTLVSEEPVTNGLKDGVVFVLKRQDFSLVVTTKKIPFFKLSEEFVDPKSHKFIMRLQSETSV; the protein is encoded by the exons atggacatggggacagaggtgtgggagaggatggacacagggacaggtgtgggagaggatggacacacagacagacgTGTGGGAAGGAGTCAAACAGGACCAGGTTGTTTTGGCacctctgtggctgcaggaggaggttctgggggtgggaggagatCCCAAGGACTCCATCCTGGCTGTgttggggcaggaactgggcatGTTCCTTCTGGCCCCACCAATGAGGAGGAGACTTCCCACTTCCCAAGCTGCTCTTGCCGGTGCTGGAACACGGAAAGGAGCCCCGGCCGGGGCTTTTCCAGGAGGTCCCGACCAAGTCTTGACATCTCCCCCACCAAGCAGGGGGTGATGGCACCTGGCAGCACTCCTGGCATCGAG GATGACAACTGGGGCGAGACCACCACGGTGGTGACGGGGACGTCGGAGCACAGCATCTCCCACGATGACATCACCCGCATCACCAAGGACATGGAGGACAGCGCCCACCTGGACTGCTCCCGCCACCTGGGCGTGGCACTGGGCGCGGCGCTGGCACTGCTGGCCTTCCTCACCCCCCTGGCCTTcatgctgctgccccagctgctgtggagggaggagctggagcccTGCGGGACGCCCTGCGAGGGGCTCTTCATCTCGGTGGCCTTCAAactcctcatcctcctcttgGGCAGCTGGGCCCTGTTCTTCCGCCGCCCCAAGGCCTTCCTCCCGCGCGTCTTCGTCTTCCGGGCCCTCCTCATGGTGTTGGTCTTCCTCTTGGTGGTGTCCTACTGGCTCTTCTACGGCGTCCGGATCCTGGACTCGCGGCACCGCGACTACCAGGGCGTGGTGCAGTTCGCGGTGTCGCTGGTGGACGCCCTGCTCTTCGTGCACTACCTggcactggtgctgctggagctgcgccagctgcagccccagttCACCCTCAAGGCCGTGCGCTCGGCCGACGGTGCCAGTCGCTTCTACAACGTGGGGCACCTCAG CATCCAACGAGCGGCCGTGTGGATCCTGGAGAATTATTACCACGATTTCCCCGTCTACAACCCGGCCCTGCTCAACCTGCCCAAGTCTGTCCTGGCCAAGAAGATGTCCGGCTTTAAGGTCTATTCCCTCGGAGAGG AGAATTCCACCAACAACTCCTCGGGCCAACCGCGCGCGGTGATCGCGGCGGCCGCGCGACGTCGCGACAACAGCCACAACGAGTTCTACTACGAGGAGGCGGAGCACGAGCGCCGGGTGCGGAAACGCCGCGCCAG GTTGGTGGTGGCAGTGGAAGAAGCTTTCACCCACATCaagaggctgcaggaggaggaccAGAAGAACCCCCGGGAGATCATGGACCCCCGGGAGGCTGCCCAGGCCATCTTTGCCTCCATGGCCAGGGCCATGCAGAAGTACCTGAGGACCACCAAGCAGCAGCCCTACCACACCATGGAGAGCATCCTGCAGCACCTGGAGTTCTGCATCACCCACGACATGACCCCCAAG GCCTTCCTGGAGCGGTACCTGACAGCTGGACCCACCATCCAGTACCACAAGGACCGGTGGTTGGCCAAGCAGTGGACACTGGTCAGTGAGGAGCCGGTGACCAACGGCCTCAAGGACGGCGTGGTCTTCGTGCTCAAGCGCCAGGACTTCAGCCTGGTGGTGACCACCAAGAAGATCCCCTTCTTCAAGCTCTCCGAGGAGTTTGTGGACCCCAAGTCGCACAAGTTCATCATGAGGCTGCAGTCGGAGACCTCGGTGTGA